A stretch of the Lolium perenne isolate Kyuss_39 chromosome 3, Kyuss_2.0, whole genome shotgun sequence genome encodes the following:
- the LOC127339761 gene encoding uncharacterized protein — protein sequence MEKGLQRHHHLLGGGKMRGAAGLMGLQKQNSWSPDIERDEAWERRRRGLMCRAPSSSSFTRAQNVTDDDLDKLRGCLDLGFGVEPPAAAGCAACGEGRNRLVETLPALDLYYAVAVKGGGKLVSHRR from the exons ATGGAGAAGGGCTTGCAGCGCCACCACCACCTGTTGGGCGGCGGGAAGATGAGGGGCGCGGCGGGGCTGATGGGCCTGCAGAAGCAGAACTCGTGGTCGCCCGACATCGAGCGGGACGAGGCCTGGGAGCGGCGCCGCCGCGGCCTGATGTGCCGGGCGCCCTCGTCGTCCTCATTCACCCGCGCGCAGAACGTCACCGACGACGACCTCGACAAGCTGCGCGGCTGCCTCGATCTGGGCTTCGGGGTCGAGCCGCCCGCGGCCGCTGGCTGCGCGGCGTGCGGCGAGGGCCGGAACCGGCTGGTCGAGACGCTCCCCGCGCTCGACCTCTACTACGCCGTCGCCGTCAAGGGTGGC ggaaaatTGGTCAGCcacagaagatga